A region from the Lolium perenne isolate Kyuss_39 chromosome 4, Kyuss_2.0, whole genome shotgun sequence genome encodes:
- the LOC127347447 gene encoding uncharacterized protein: MAPRMSTADVLHALRSGARFTPSHEEAISVYLRRHLLGELLPDTAAVISEVEVYDFEPKDLAERYTRLPRTHNRFFFTTVKRQKAGDGFRMSRAAGPGSWVGTEKKDVKNRAGQTIGSHETLKYMYKDKRRKTDWRMDEYRCSGLDHLAVNGKGRERVFCRLYVPLNSKNPVTLQESLAGDDLPLQPDDTAMAAAAADQHQQEAANVMPVQHQHQQQLPRRQGTANAMTVQHQHQQLRRQVPANAMAVQQQQQLRRQEFANAMAVQQQELLRRQGPANAMAVQQQQLRRQEFANAMALQQQQQPRRQEQASPGLSKIMQPQSIKKRPPPSALDLSSRPRQPGVTIVEPPPPKRMRPTPAPLEVPVPPVRPQCPTPAMPQRQASPRGTPQERPRISPRSQPVAPSPRPAAEAPTSVMDEDDDLVNSLEALLESPRGEDTGMIQEEAVNNDKLATLAEPEMASEGGHPIIREEASNDEDDDEIMSWADGLDEELERLSEPEMASDGGQAMIQEGAGTRLMEAELEEVPAVKEHGGKIQEEGQDHHQHASSLEGFVADERGDDVIAQDAWDTLGNDFDGAGDIDYSLPLSAYDIQF, from the coding sequence ATGGCGCCGCGGATGAGTACGGCCGATGTCCTGCACGCGCTCCGCTCCGGCGCCCGGTTCACTCCGTCGCATGAGGAGGCGATCAGCGTCTACCTCCGGCGCCATCTCCTCGGCGAGCTGCTCCCGGACACGGCCGCGGTCATCTCCGAGGTGGAAGTGTACGATTTCGAGCCCAAGGATCTGGCGGAGAGGTACACCCGGCTTCCCAGGACCCACAACCGCTTCTTCTTCACCACCGTCAAGCGGCAGAAGGCCGGGGATGGGTTCAGGATGTCGCGCGCCGCCGGCCCCGGCAGCTGGGTCGGCACCGAGAAGAAGGACGTCAAGAACCGCGCCGGCCAGACCATCGGCTCCCACGAGACCCTTAAGTACATGTACAAGGACAAGAGGCGCAAGACGGATTGGAGGATGGATGAGTACCGCTGCTCCGGCCTGGACCACTTGGCCGTCAACGGCAAGGGGAGGGAGCGCGTCTTCTGCAGGCTCTACGTCCCTCTCAATTCCAAGAACCCCGTCACGCTCCAGGAATCTTTAGCAGGGGATGATCTTCCTCTTCAACCTGACGACACTGCCatggccgccgcggccgccgacCAGCACCAACAAGAAGCCGCCAATGTCATGCCCGTTCAGCATCAGCACCAGCAGCAGCTGCCGCGTCGACAAGGAACGGCCAATGCCATGACCGTGCAGCACCAGCACCAGCAGCTGCGTCGACAAGTACCCGCCAATGCCATGGccgtgcagcagcagcagcagctacgTCGACAAGAATTCGCCAATGCCATGGCCGTTCAGCAGCAGGAGCTGTTGCGTCGACAAGGACCCGCCAATGCCATGGccgtgcagcagcagcagctacgTCGACAAGAATTCGCCAATGCCATGGcccttcagcagcagcagcagccgcgtCGACAAGAACAAGCGTCGCCTGGGCTTTCAAAGATCATGCAGCCGCAGTCGATCAAGAAGCGACCGCCCCCGAGTGCCCTTGATCTTTCCTCGCGACCACGGCAGCCTGGCGTCACCATTGTCGAGCCACCGCCGCCCAAGCGGATGCGCCCAACACCGGCGCCACTGGAGGTTCCAGTGCCACCGGTACGTCCACAGTGTCCTACTCCGGCGATGCCACAACGACAGGCTAGTCCAAGGGGGACACCACAAGAACGTCCTCGTATATCACCTCGCTCGCAGCCGGTCGCACCTTCTCCACGGCCCGCGGCTGAAGCGCCAACCAGCGTCATGGACGAGGACGACGATTTGGTGAACTCGTTGGAGGCTCTTCTGGAAAGCCCGCGAGGGGAGGACACCGGCATGATCCAAGAAGAAGCCGTCAACAACGACAAGCTCGCGACATTGGCCGAGCCTGAAATGGCGTCGGAGGGGGGCCACCCCATCATCCGAGAAGAAGCCAgcaacgacgaagacgacgacgagaTCATGAGTTGGGCGGACGGGTTGGATGAGGAGCTCGAGAGATTGTCAGAACCTGAAATGGCATCGGACGGGGGCCAAGCCATGATACAAGAAGGAGCCGGCACGAGATTGATGGAGGCTGAGCTCGAAGAGGTGCCAGCAGTGAAGGAACACGGAGGCAAGATCCAAGAAGAAGGCCAGGATCATCATCAGCATGCGAGCTCACTGGAAGGCTTTGTGGCTGATGAGAGAGGAGACGACGTGATAGCACAGGATGCGTGGGATACGCTCGGCAACGACTTCGACGGAGCTGGAGACATCGATTACTCCCTGCCTCTTTCAGCCTACGATATCCAATTCTAG
- the LOC127294757 gene encoding uncharacterized protein, which yields MGWKAAEKLIRHWKILRGDNVMIIRGKDKGESGLIKRVIRSQNRVIVEGKNLVKKHIKQGEGHTGGIFSIEAPLHVSNVQVIDPVTGKPCKTGYKYLEDGTKVRVSRGMYASGAVIPRPEILKERKKPRPTSDGPKDTPIEHVLEKTYDAKAGIGMPDL from the exons ATGGGGTGGAAGGCCGCGGAAAAGCTCATCAGGCACTGGAAGATCCTTCGCGGCGACAAC GTGATGATCATAAGGGGCAAGGACAAGGGGGAGAGCGGGCTGATCAAGCGGGTCATCCGCTCGCAGAATCGCGTCATCGTCGAGGGCAAGAATCTG GTTAAGAAACATATTAAGCAGGGGGAAGGACATACTGGTGGGATTTTCTCAATCGAAGCTCCACTTCATGTTTCAAATGTACAAGTAATTGATCCTGTCACAGG GAAACCATGTAAGACTGGATACAAGTATTTGGAAGATGGGACTAAAGTCAGGGTCTCTAGAGGAATGTATGCATCTGGTGCTGTGATACCGCGGCCAGAAATTTTGAAGGAGAGAAAAAAGCCGAGGCCCACATCAG ATGGCCCAAAGGATACACCAATTGAGCATGTGCTGGAGAAGACCTACGATGCCAAAGCTGGAATTGGTATGCCTGATCTGTAG